The following is a genomic window from Hymenobacter chitinivorans DSM 11115.
AGCTGGCCTTTCTGGCCCCGGCTAACGACGACCGGTTCTGGCTCGAAATCATTCACGACCCCGCGGCTGGCCCCGGCTCCGGCCCGCCCCTGGTAGCGGGCTTTCAGCATCTTTGCTTCGAAGTTGACCACCTGGATGAAACCCTGGCCGAGCTGCGGGCCCGGGCAGTGCGCGTCATCCGGGAGCCGTTCAGCGTGCCGGCCATCGGCAAGCGCTGCGGGTTTGTGGCCGATTTGCACGGCAACGTGCTGGAGCTGGCCGAGAGTATCTGAGCTGGCCCGGGACGCACTTCCCGCCGCCGGACGCGGAATTAGCCGGCTTCCCTGCCTAACTTGCGGGCTGTGCTGCTACTACGACCCGTCTACTTCCTGCTTCTGCTGCTCTGGAGCTCGGCTCAGCCCCTGGCCTGCGCCCAGAGCTCCAAGCCCGCCGCCGCGCCCGACAGCCTCAAGCCCGGCGCGGCCCCGCTGCCCTGGCTCGATTCCCTGCTGACCACCGCCCCGGCCCTGCGCCAGCACCAGGTGGGCCTGAGCATCACCGACGCCACCACGGGGGAAGTAGTGTACGGCCTCAACGAGGCCCGCTACTTTACCCCGGCCAGCGTGATGAAGCTCTTTAGCTTCTACACCGGCCTGCAATTGCTCGGCGACTCCCTGCCCAGCCTGCGCTACTTCAGCCGCCACGATACGCTGTTTTTCCAGGGCACCGGCGACCCGACCTTCCTGCACGGCGACGTGCCCTCGCGCCGGGCCTACGCCTTTCTGGCCCGCCGGCCCGAGCATATGTTGGCCTACTGCGACATTGCCACCCCGCCGCCCTACGGCCCCAGCTGGGCCTGGGACGACTTCAACTACTACTTTCAGCCCGAGCGCACGGCCTTTCCGTTGTACGGCAACACCGTGCGCTTCTACGCCAGTGCCCCGGCGCCGGCCCGCGGCAAAGTACCCGCCCGGCCCCAACGGGTGCGGGTGCTGCCCCGCCCCTTTGCCCCGCTCACCGGCCCCGCCACCGCCGACGAGTGGGCGGGTCACAACCCCGACCAGCACGTGGGCCGGGCCCAGCTCGATAACCGCTTTACCTACTTCCCGGCCCCCAAAAAGTGGGTGGATGAGGTGCCCTACCGCACCAGCCGCACCCTGCTGCTGCGCCTGCTCGGCGACACCCTGCGCCGGGCCGTGGTGCACACTGCCTGGCACCCCCGCCCCCAGGACTCCATCCGGACCCTGCCGGGCCTGCCCGTGGACTCGCTCTACCGCCGCATGCTGCGGGTGAGCGACAATTTCCTGGCCGAGCAGCTGCTGCTCATGTGCGCCACCCAGCTGGGGCCGCCCCGGGACTCGCTCAGCAGCTGGCGCGTGATTCGCCACGCCCGGCGCACCTACTTCCAGACCCTGCCCGACAAGCTGCCCTGGGTGGATGGCTCGGGCCTGTCCCGCCTCAACCTGGTCACGCCCCGCTCCCTGAGTGCCCTGCTGGTCTTGCTGCACCAGCAGGTACCCGAGCCCCGCCTGCTGAACCTGCTGGCCGGGGGCGGCGGCCAGGGCACCCTGCACTACCGCTACAAGGACGCCCAGGGCCCCTGGTTCTGGGGCAAGACCGGCACGCTGACCCACACCTGCAATCTGGCCGGCTACGTGCGCACCCGCAGCGGCCGCCTGCTGGCCGTCACGTTCCTTAACAACGGCATCCCCGGCGACGACCAGCCCACCCGCAACGAGATGCAGCGCATCCTGGGCCAGGTGCGGCAGCGGCTGTAGGGGCCGGCCCTGCCTTCAGTAGCACTAGGCTTCTAACCCAAAAGAGGCGGCGGCTTATTTCTCCAGCCAAGCCACGCCGGGGCAAAAACCAAGCGGCTACCCTGTTCCGGGTAGCCGCTTGGTTTTTGCGCGTACGCAGGCAGGGCGACGGGGTGACCGGAGTGGCTTACCAGCCGCGCCGGGCTCTTGGGCCTTAGCGTTGCACCAGCACCCGCACGTGCTGGGAGTGAGTCCCCGCCTGCAGCCGGATGGTGTAGAGGCCGGCCGGCAAACCGGCGGCATCAAAGGTGGCCTGCTGAAGCCAGCCGACGTGGGCCGTACCGGCGGCTAAGGTGCGCACCAGCACCCCGCGTACGTCGTAGCAGGCCAGTTCGTACTGGCCCTCCTGCTCGGCCACAAATGCCACGGTGGCCTGGTCGGACACCACCGTGGGGTAGGCCGACAGCCGGACCACCGCCGCCACGGCAGTGGTAGTTGCAGGCGCCTCACCTTTGCCACCCGAGTGAATGACGATGGAGCCGCCGCCCAGTGGGGTGCAGGCTTCGCTGTTTTCATCCAGCTGGGCACTGCCGCAGCCGGCCTGGTTATCGTACACCGTAGCCCCCGCGCTACCATCCGCGTTGAGGACCCACAGCTTCAGGCGAATCTTGTCGGGGCTGGTGCGGCGCTTGGCTTGGCCGTCGGTAGCGGCTACCAGGAAGCCAAACTGCCGGGGGTCGGGGGTCAGCCGGGAGCCGCTGTACGTAGCCAGGGTGCCCACGCCGGTGTAGCTGGCTTTGTCGCCGGAAATAACCAGCCGGGCTGCCGTATTGGCGGCACTGGTGAAGACCAACACGCCGTCGAGGGTCAGCCGGGTGCTGCCCGTCACCGCAGTGGCGTTTTTGGCATACCTGGCCTGCAGCTCAACGCTGGCTTTGGTGGCCTGGCTCATATACTGGTAGCCGGCTACTTGCGGGGAATTCACCCAGCCGCCACCCGTTATAAAGCCCGCGTTGAGGTCGTAGACCGCTACGTACTGCACGCTGGTTTTCTGGGGGCAGCCGGCCCCGCCGCCGTACACCACGCTGACTTTATACACCCCCGCCGTGGCCGGCCAGGCGGGCACAACCCAGGCGGTGCCCTGCCCGGTGAAGGGCACGGGCTGCTCCCCCTCGATGCTCCACTGAAAGGAAGTGGCCCCGCTGTTGCTGTCCAGGGCCAGGGCCGAGTCGGAAGTGCCCACCGGCACGGTCAGGGCACCCAGAATGGCCTTGTCCGCCAGGACCGGGCACTGGCCCTGGCTATATTTAATGGTCAGGATTCTGGGGCTGGCCACGACCTCATTGCTAACGCCCGCCACCAGGACGTTGCCGTTCCGGTCCACGGCCAGCCTCCCGTTCCCGAATAAGCCATCCTTTTGGGTGGTCCACACCACCGCGCCATCGGCTGCCTTGTAGCGCAGGGTGACCAGGCTGCCCGCCCCCGACGTGATTTTGCTGCTGAGGCAGACCACGTACACTCCACCGGCAGCATCTACCCCGAGATCCGCACCATAGTCGGGGCCGTTATCGGGGCTGTTATACGTACTGACCCAGCTTTGCGCCCCCGTTGCGGCATCGTAGCGCACCGTCGCGCAGTCGCTAGCCGTCGTCCAGTGGCTGCTGCCGGTCACGTAGACGCCGCCGGCATTGTCCACGGCAATGCCCACGGGCCGGTCGGTATCGCCGCCCCCGGGGCTGTCGTATCTGCTGACCCAGCTTTGGACGCCGGTTGCGGCCTCGTAGCGCACCGTATTATAGCCTCCTCCCAGGGCGCCCTCGTAGAGGATACCCGTCATGTAGACGCCGCCGGTATTGTCCACCGCCAGGGCGGCGGCGGAGGAAAAGGTGCGGGATGCACCGAATCCGCGGGACCAACGCTGAGCGCCCGTGGCCGCGTCGTAACAAACCGTACTGGGATGACTCCCGATGCTGATGCTGGAACCGGCAATTTCGTTGGTAGTACCCGTCACGTAGACGCTGCCGGCGTTGTCCACGGCAATATCCACGGCTGAGGCCCGAAAGCCGCCGGTCCGGCCACCGCCCCAGGTTTCGACCCCGGTGGCGGCCTCATAGCGCACCGTCGCGTAGTCGGTTGTCCGCCCCCGGATGCTGGTGCCCGTGACGTACACGCCCCCGCTCTTATCCACGGCGAGAGCAGTAGCATAATCGCCGCCGCTGCTTTCGCCGGGTAGGCCGTGGTACAGGCGGACCCAGCTCTGGGCACCCGTGGCGGCATCGTAGCGCACCGTCAGGAAGCTACGCAGGCCGGTAGTATAGTTGGTACCCACGACGTAGACGCCGCCGGTGTTGTCAACGGCAATGTCGGCGGCCGCGCCCTGGTTGTACTCCCTTAGCCACAGCTGCTGGCCGGCCGGCGAGTACTTTATTGTCACCACCTTAAATGAGTTTGGGGTAGCACCCTCCACTGTGCCGGCCACGTAGCTGTTGCCGGCATTGTCTACCGCCACCACAACCCTGGAATTCGTGTTTCCGGGACCCTCGTAGGGAGCCGCCCACTGCTCGGTAACCTGCTGGGCCCGCAGTGGCAAGGCGACGCATAAGCAGCACAGCAGGCACCAGGCGCCGGCAGTGCGGGAAACTAAGCGGGAGTAATGATTATACCACATGAATAGAAGAAAAAAGGGAAATGTTCAGGCATAGTCAGCCAGTGGCCACCCGGTAAGAAGGATGGCGGGAAGGTGCCCGCCCAAGCAAGGCGCACCAACTCCAGAAACACGAGTAAGAAAACAGGCCCGCCGCGGCTGTCGGCCCGAAGGCCCGGCTACCAGGAGCCCAGCAGGCAACCGCTATAGCGCCGCCCAACCTTAATAAAGGTAGAGCTTTAAGCGGTATATCAATATAATTTATTCAAATCATTCCATTACAACACCCCTCTGCCAGTTCGGTACCGGGAAGCAGCCATCCGGGTCGTTTTGGCACGGGCCTTACTTTGCTTCCCCAGCCCCCGCGTCTAAGCGCTGCTGGTGCTGCATGCCCCACACCTTTAAGACCTCAATCACCGGGTCCAGGGTGCGGGCGTAGGGCAAGACGTGGTACTCCACGAGTACGGGTGGGCCCGGGTGCACCGTGCGGGTAATGAACTGATGGGCTTCCAGGTCCTTTAGCTCCTTGGCCAGCACTTTGGTGGAGATACCCGGCACGCTGCGCTCCAACGCGCGAAAATGCCGGGTCCCCGAGCTCAGCGCCACGATTATCTGGAGCTTCCACTTTCCGTTGACAACCAGCAGGGCGTGGCGCAGGCCCTGCATCGTCAGGGCGCATTGGGAGTGGTCGTAGTTGGTCATGAGAGCAGCGAAAAAGCACTGTAAGCGGCCGGTGGCAGCCCTGATTACCAGCGGGTAATCAGGCTACCGCCACGTAATCTGAAGTGGTAGCAAGGTACGAACAAATGGCTAGCTGATTACTTGAGGTAACCAGAGTACCCGGCCACCGGCCGGGCTCCTCCGTGGGCGGGCAGCTTTCCCGGGCCGGTAGGCCCACGGAAGCTAGCCCGCAGTTCATCACCTTTCTTACCCCCCTTTGTATGCAGATTCTGCAAATCATTTCCAGCGCCCAGGGCGCCAACTCCTTCAGCACCCGCCTCAGCCAGGGCATCATCGACAAGCTCCTGGCCGCCGAGCCCGGCAGCCGCGTCGTAGTGCGCGACGTGGCCGCCCAGCCGTTTCCCCACCTCGAAGAAGCCCACCTGCAGGCCTACCTCACGCCCACCGAAGGCCGCTCGCCCGAGCAGCAGCAAGCCGTGCAGCACTCCGATGAAGCCATTGCCCAGGTAATGGCCGCCGACGTGCTCGTCATCGGGGTGCCGTTCTACAATTTCAGCATTCCCTCCTCGCTCAAATCGTGGCTCGACCACCTTACCCGGGCGGGCATCACCTTCCGCTATACCCCCACCGGCCCCGAGGGGCTGATTACGGGCAAGAAGGTGTACCTGGCCGTGGCCAGCGGCGGTATCTACTCCGACGGCCCCATGCAGGCCTATGATTTTGCCACGCCCTACCTGCGCCTCGTGCTACGGTTCCTGGGGCTCACCGACGTCACCCTGGCCCGGGTCGAAGGCGTCAAGCTGCCCGACTTCCAGGCTACCGCCCTGCAAAAGGGCATCGACAGCGTAGCGGTGTAAGCGCCGCCTTTCCCATCAGACCAACGGCCGCCCCGGAATCCGGGGCGGCCGTTGTGGTTTGGCGGGCGGCTCACCCCCGGCCGCATCTGCTTTATGCGCAGAGTCTCCGACAAGGAGAGGGGAACCAAGCGGCTTGCACTTAGGGATTGATAGCGACGGGGCTGGGTTATAGCTGGGCTTTGATGGCTTGCAGGACCTGTTCGGTTTCGTGGAGGGCCTGCTCGTTGGAGAAGCGCAGGACGCGGTAGCCTAGCTCGGCCAGAATTCCGGAGCGGCCCTGGTCGTATTCGGCTTGGTCGGGTTCGAAGTGGCCGGCGCCGGCCAGCTCCACTTGTCGTCTGGCTCCCCGAGCAAGAGCAAGAGCAAGAGCAAGGAACCAAGACGAAGAAACCCAAGTCGGCTGGCTCCCCTCTCCCTCGGCGAGGGGCCGGGGGTGAGGCGCCCACCCGCGCCGGTGAAACCTTCCCCACCGAGCTGGCCCAGCAGATGCAAACCCTGCGCGACGCCCTCCAGCAAGCCGGCCAGCCCCAAACCGCCGCCCAGCTCGCCGCCCGCTTCAAGCGCCTCAAGCCCGAGAAAGTCGAGCCCCTGCTCGCCACCCTGGCCGCGCTGAGCCTGATTCGCCACACCGAGGAAGGCTACGCCGTGTAGAGATGCATATTCGCGTTGCGGCCAGGCAGCGGCACTGCCTTGGCTTTGCCGGGAAGCCAACTGTCAAAAAAGACTACTCAAATAATCTCCGTGTTGGGGCAATGAACAATAAAAAGAAAGCCGCTCAGGTATTATGGGCGGGCAGCGTGTGGGCCATCATTATCCTCTTCGTGGTCACTCGTACGGGCGGTCCCATCGTGTTTGATGAGAACACCGCTCACGTCGGTGACACCATTGGCGGCATTCTGGGCCCAGCCCTCAATCTGACTGGTTTACTGGTGCTCTATTACTCTCTACGCGAGCAGTTCGTAGCCACCCGCGACCAGCGCCGTGGGCAGCAAGAGGAAGCCTCCTATACCATAGCCCTGCGTCTGGTCGATGAAACTCGGTCTTCCTGGAAAGACAACCGCCAGAATCTCGAACGTCTATTGCAGGAAGAAGACCAGCTCAGCCTGCTTGATCCGGATGCCTTTGATTACATGGAAGAAACGGACGATACGCAGGAACGCTGGTTCGCTCTCCAGGACCTGCGCGCCACCCTTAGCTTTTTTGAGGCTTTTCAGAGTAACGCGTCGCCTCTGCCTTCTGAGCAGCGCCGCGCCATTCTCGGTATGTTCCGAGCCGTCTATTTTATGCCTCTGCGCCGCCTGACCCATGCCAATTTCGAACAGCTTGCCAACGAAGCAGACGAATACCGGAATGTGCATGGCCAGCCACCTCATCCCTCTCCATTGCGCGAGGAAATAGCCAGACAGCTAATCCTATTTGATAACGTGCAACAAGCAACTTCCTAACCACCGTTCGGTCAGGGTGGCACAACAACCACCGTCATCTTGTGGGGAATCTGTAATAAAACATTGCATTCCCCACAACGTTGAAGGGAAAGCAACATATTTTTTTATATTCCCCACAGCTGCCGACGATGGCCCGCGCTCTTAGCAACTCCATCCCGTCTAATAGCCTGGCAATGGCCATTCGGACTCATTTTGGGCTTACCCAGGCTGAGCTGGGGCGCTACCTGGGCGTGAATGCTCAACAGATCGGCAATATCGAGGCCGGCCGCCGCTCGGCCACGCCCCTGGCCACGCTGCGCCTGGCGCGGCTGGCCCGGCTGCTGCCCCCACCCGAGGGCTTTGGGTCGGCGGCCCCGAAGGCGGCCTACTCACCACCGGCGGTGCCGGCGGCGTTGTTTGGCCCGGAGCAGGCTCTGCCCGGCCCGCTGGCGGCCGCGGCGCTGCTGAAACGGCAGCGGCAGTGCGCCCGCCGCATTGTGCTGCTGCGCCGTGATTTGCACGTGCTCGGCGGGCGGTCCGAGGCGCAGGAGCGCCGCCGGTGGGCCCTGGCCGTGCTTCCCACGGCCCTCACTTTCTCCGCTACCGACCTGGCCCCGCCCGCCGAGCAGGAGCACCTGGCCCGCTGGCTGGCCGAGCTGGCCGCCGCCCTGCCCCCGGCTCCCGCCCTGCGGCCTGATCCGGCCACGGCCCTGGCCCTGCTGCTGGTGCGGCTGGCGGCCGCCGAGGCCGAAGCCGCTACCCTGGCGCAACTGCTCACCAAAGCCGCCTGAAACCGGGGCGAAAAGAGGGGGATACGACCCCGAAAAATATTCACCCTCAGTTTTATAGCGTTTCACGAATATAGTAGTAACTATAGACCAGCTTGGCCGCGGCGCGGGGGCCAGGCCGTTTTTTCATCTCACTTTCTTACCTTCTACTACAATGGCTTATCCTATTAATTTGTTGACTTCCGCTCCCGAGTGCGACGCGCTGCTGGAAGCGGCCCAGCAGGAGCTGCGCGACCTGAGGGTGCGCGAAACGGTGCTGGCTGCGCAAGGGGAGCGCACCAGTGAAAGCGCTACCGACACCACGGCTGATCTGGCGGCCCAGGCCGCCATCATCGCCGCGCTGGCGCCGATAGTCCCCAACTTGCCCGCGGGCAGCAAAGCCCGGATCAATACGGAGGCCGATTTGCGCCACGCTACTCAGCGCCACCAAAACCTGACGGCCAACCAGCAGCTCCGCGGCCCCGTGGCGGCCCTGACCCGGGCCCTGGACTTGCGCCAGGTACAGGTGCAGATTGCCGAAATCAACACTTTTGTGGCGGAGGTGACGGCCCGCAAAGCGGCCCTGTAGCCCTGCCCTGCCCTAGCATTATACGCCTATCGCAACAAGCCTCTTC
Proteins encoded in this region:
- a CDS encoding methyltransferase family protein — protein: MQTLRDALQQAGQPQTAAQLAARFKRLKPEKVEPLLATLAALSLIRHTEEGYAV
- a CDS encoding SBBP repeat-containing protein; translation: MWYNHYSRLVSRTAGAWCLLCCLCVALPLRAQQVTEQWAAPYEGPGNTNSRVVVAVDNAGNSYVAGTVEGATPNSFKVVTIKYSPAGQQLWLREYNQGAAADIAVDNTGGVYVVGTNYTTGLRSFLTVRYDAATGAQSWVRLYHGLPGESSGGDYATALAVDKSGGVYVTGTSIRGRTTDYATVRYEAATGVETWGGGRTGGFRASAVDIAVDNAGSVYVTGTTNEIAGSSISIGSHPSTVCYDAATGAQRWSRGFGASRTFSSAAALAVDNTGGVYMTGILYEGALGGGYNTVRYEAATGVQSWVSRYDSPGGGDTDRPVGIAVDNAGGVYVTGSSHWTTASDCATVRYDAATGAQSWVSTYNSPDNGPDYGADLGVDAAGGVYVVCLSSKITSGAGSLVTLRYKAADGAVVWTTQKDGLFGNGRLAVDRNGNVLVAGVSNEVVASPRILTIKYSQGQCPVLADKAILGALTVPVGTSDSALALDSNSGATSFQWSIEGEQPVPFTGQGTAWVVPAWPATAGVYKVSVVYGGGAGCPQKTSVQYVAVYDLNAGFITGGGWVNSPQVAGYQYMSQATKASVELQARYAKNATAVTGSTRLTLDGVLVFTSAANTAARLVISGDKASYTGVGTLATYSGSRLTPDPRQFGFLVAATDGQAKRRTSPDKIRLKLWVLNADGSAGATVYDNQAGCGSAQLDENSEACTPLGGGSIVIHSGGKGEAPATTTAVAAVVRLSAYPTVVSDQATVAFVAEQEGQYELACYDVRGVLVRTLAAGTAHVGWLQQATFDAAGLPAGLYTIRLQAGTHSQHVRVLVQR
- a CDS encoding winged helix-turn-helix transcriptional regulator is translated as MTNYDHSQCALTMQGLRHALLVVNGKWKLQIIVALSSGTRHFRALERSVPGISTKVLAKELKDLEAHQFITRTVHPGPPVLVEYHVLPYARTLDPVIEVLKVWGMQHQQRLDAGAGEAK
- a CDS encoding helix-turn-helix transcriptional regulator; the encoded protein is MARALSNSIPSNSLAMAIRTHFGLTQAELGRYLGVNAQQIGNIEAGRRSATPLATLRLARLARLLPPPEGFGSAAPKAAYSPPAVPAALFGPEQALPGPLAAAALLKRQRQCARRIVLLRRDLHVLGGRSEAQERRRWALAVLPTALTFSATDLAPPAEQEHLARWLAELAAALPPAPALRPDPATALALLLVRLAAAEAEAATLAQLLTKAA
- a CDS encoding endonuclease domain-containing protein, encoding MELAGAGHFEPDQAEYDQGRSGILAELGYRVLRFSNEQALHETEQVLQAIKAQL
- a CDS encoding FMN-dependent NADH-azoreductase produces the protein MQILQIISSAQGANSFSTRLSQGIIDKLLAAEPGSRVVVRDVAAQPFPHLEEAHLQAYLTPTEGRSPEQQQAVQHSDEAIAQVMAADVLVIGVPFYNFSIPSSLKSWLDHLTRAGITFRYTPTGPEGLITGKKVYLAVASGGIYSDGPMQAYDFATPYLRLVLRFLGLTDVTLARVEGVKLPDFQATALQKGIDSVAV
- a CDS encoding D-alanyl-D-alanine carboxypeptidase, whose amino-acid sequence is MLLLRPVYFLLLLLWSSAQPLACAQSSKPAAAPDSLKPGAAPLPWLDSLLTTAPALRQHQVGLSITDATTGEVVYGLNEARYFTPASVMKLFSFYTGLQLLGDSLPSLRYFSRHDTLFFQGTGDPTFLHGDVPSRRAYAFLARRPEHMLAYCDIATPPPYGPSWAWDDFNYYFQPERTAFPLYGNTVRFYASAPAPARGKVPARPQRVRVLPRPFAPLTGPATADEWAGHNPDQHVGRAQLDNRFTYFPAPKKWVDEVPYRTSRTLLLRLLGDTLRRAVVHTAWHPRPQDSIRTLPGLPVDSLYRRMLRVSDNFLAEQLLLMCATQLGPPRDSLSSWRVIRHARRTYFQTLPDKLPWVDGSGLSRLNLVTPRSLSALLVLLHQQVPEPRLLNLLAGGGGQGTLHYRYKDAQGPWFWGKTGTLTHTCNLAGYVRTRSGRLLAVTFLNNGIPGDDQPTRNEMQRILGQVRQRL
- a CDS encoding VOC family protein, with protein sequence MNNIQLPPKNPAGGTGRLRAAHVGLRTPDYAATLRWYTQKLGFRILKEWTVGALQLAFLAPANDDRFWLEIIHDPAAGPGSGPPLVAGFQHLCFEVDHLDETLAELRARAVRVIREPFSVPAIGKRCGFVADLHGNVLELAESI